The Atribacterota bacterium DNA segment CACTGGAGGCTTTTTTGGACGGTTTTATTACTGCTCAAATGGATGAATACAAAGTACCCGGAGTAACCATGTCCATAGTAAAAGATGGGGAAATTATTCTTGCCAAAGGTTATGGTTTTTCTGATATTGAAAATCAAAAAAAAGTAGATCCTGAAAAAACAATGTTCAGACCCGGATCAATTACCAAATTATTTGTCTGGACAGCGGTAATGCAGCTGGTTGAACAGGATAAAATAGATTTAAATCAAGATATCAACACTTATCTTGATTTCAGTATCCCCAATCATATAAGGGGATTTAAAGACACTTTGCCCCGTGAAAAGATCACCATGAATCATCTCCTGAATCATACTGCCGGTTTTGAAGATCAAGCCTCATATTTATTTGTCGATAAAAAAGAAGGTATCCGTCCCCTGGGAGAATACCTTAAAAATCATATTCCGGCAAGAGTATACCCTCCGGGTCAGCAAATGGCTTATTCTAATTATAGTGCAAACCTTGCAGCTTATATCGTAGAGAGAATTTCAGGAGTGAATTTTGATGAATATGTTGAAAAAAATATTTTTTCTCCTCTTAATATGCAAGCCAGCACCCTAAGACAACCGATTCCGGAAAAAATTCAGGCTGAATCTGCTTATGGTTATAATTTTAAAAAAGGAGATTATTATAAAGGTGATTTTGAATTTATACAGGGTTATCCTGCCGGAAGTCTTAGCAGTACTGCCAGGGATATGGCTAAATTTATGATAGCACATTTAGAAGATGATGTTTATGAAAATAAAAGGATTCTGGCAGAAGAAACTAAGACGTTTATGCATAGTCAGAGCTTTACCCATCATGAAGAATTAGCCGGTATGGCACATGGGTTTATAGAAATGAATATTAACGGATACCATATAATTTCCCATGGTGGAGACACCCAGTTATTTCATTCCGGACTATATTTAATTCCACAAGAAAACATAGGTCTTTTTGTATCCTATAATGGAAGCAACTCACATAGAGCAAGAAATATCCTTATCAGAGAATTTATGAACCGTTATTTTCCCAGCTCAGAGAGAACTGTAACAGCTGAAAGCAATAATAATTTTGTTGATCCTGAATTGTTGCAAGGAACTTATCATATGAATAGAGCTAATTTTACTACTTATGAATCATTAATCCGCCTGATCCAACAGCTGAATATTCAGATTGATGATGAAAATAACATAATCCAGACATTTATGGGAGAGACAACCCGTTTAGAACAGGTCAAACCAGCTATATTCCATAGCAAAGAAGGCTTGGATAGGTTTTATGCACCAATAAATGAACAGGGTAAAATTACTCACCTCTGGACAAACAGCCCT contains these protein-coding regions:
- a CDS encoding serine hydrolase, whose product is MKNKKIIFLISLFFLMSILLLLPVMAQIENAGISNYQPLEAFLDGFITAQMDEYKVPGVTMSIVKDGEIILAKGYGFSDIENQKKVDPEKTMFRPGSITKLFVWTAVMQLVEQDKIDLNQDINTYLDFSIPNHIRGFKDTLPREKITMNHLLNHTAGFEDQASYLFVDKKEGIRPLGEYLKNHIPARVYPPGQQMAYSNYSANLAAYIVERISGVNFDEYVEKNIFSPLNMQASTLRQPIPEKIQAESAYGYNFKKGDYYKGDFEFIQGYPAGSLSSTARDMAKFMIAHLEDDVYENKRILAEETKTFMHSQSFTHHEELAGMAHGFIEMNINGYHIISHGGDTQLFHSGLYLIPQENIGLFVSYNGSNSHRARNILIREFMNRYFPSSERTVTAESNNNFVDPELLQGTYHMNRANFTTYESLIRLIQQLNIQIDDENNIIQTFMGETTRLEQVKPAIFHSKEGLDRFYAPINEQGKITHLWTNSPNVIVRASWYETLPFNLLLLFGYILLALISIIIWVKSIFKRNSAGKRAIFAKFIGILYALTALVIFAGLFLVFSDMHPEYGIPNILLQGSSTYNKLSQIIWILPLLAFLLFISFLTVWIKRSLSMGGRIYYSIFIFWSFGILWWFYYWNILKW